From a single Miscanthus floridulus cultivar M001 chromosome 8, ASM1932011v1, whole genome shotgun sequence genomic region:
- the LOC136471424 gene encoding protodermal factor 1-like translates to MSSSRVLLVSAVLVGLVTLSSCRSLGELSEQKTYSSAPRYGGSPTPTYGSGGGHEPTPTPSYGSTPTPSYGTTPSTPSTPAYGVPEIPKHGFVGSCDYWKNHPDMIVAVVGYLGNIGKTFGAACSLIVGKKLENLHDALSNTRTDGVGALLREGAAAYLNSIVNKKFPFTTQQVKDCIVVAVTSDGAASAQAGIFKKTNEYHY, encoded by the exons ATGAGCAGCAGCAGGGTTCTTCTTGTCAGTGCTGTCCTGGTGGGGCTCGTCACCCTGAGCTCATGCAGGAGCCTGGGAGAGTTGTCTGAGCAGAAGACCTACTCTTCTGCTCCCAGAT ATGGTGGCTCCCCAACTCCTACGTACGGGTCAGGAGGAGGCCACGAGCCAACGCCAACACCATCATACGGCTCAACACCAACACCATCTTACGGCACAACACCAAGCACCCCAAGTACACCTGCTTATGGGGTCCCTGAAATTCCGAAGCATGGATTTGTTGGATCCTGCGA CTACTGGAAGAACCACCCAGACATGATCGTTGCAGTTGTTGGATACCTTGGCAACATTGGCAAGACTTTTGGTGCTGCCTGCAGCTTGATCGTGGGCAAGAAGCTTGAGAATCTGCATGATGCACTCTCAAACACCAGAACTGATGGTGTTGGTGCCCTGCTACGTGAGGGAGCAGCTGCTTACCTCAACTCCATTGTCAACAAGAAGTTTCCTTTCACCACACAGCAGGTGAAGGATTGCATTGTTGTGGCTGTGACCTCTGATGGTGCTGCTTCTGCCCAGGCTGGGATCTTCAAGAAGACAAATGAATACCACTACTAG
- the LOC136471426 gene encoding uncharacterized protein, whose product MTREMHAILAGIPQSLRPAVLIASTCALLLLATALLPPRAPPPAPLLTTDAAADAVRLDARVTRRNGNEVLWQLPPPSSPLRAALFAAPGCTIRATDFFDASPGCPRCTGLPEERRFTRAALSRGYAVLAVSSRAECWSLDDAGGGDGEDGSELAAVQSIIKWWTTEKYPQLAGLPLVGIGASSGGYFLSALAARVKFSSGVVMIAEGVYGAMAEIPTGYPPALFVHMPKDTERAQLVADSVGRLREKHVDVREIRCDDFAVSAEFLAGRVPGLTRAFADALVDVLRRKGFVDEKGFLKKDGRRTPWKEAAEVARVLPEGFGLERHVTEELNVAYAYHEFTSLKNTEIFQWFESHMNH is encoded by the coding sequence ATGACACGCGAAATGCACGCCATCCTCGCCGGGATCCCGCAGTCCCTCCGGCCCGCGGTGCTGATCGCCTCGACGTGCGCGTTGCTCCTCCTCGCCACCGCGCTGCTCCCTCCGCGCGCCCCTCCCCCGGCGCCGCTGCTGACCACTGACGCCGCCGCCGACGCAGTCCGCCTCGACGCGCGCGTCACCCGAAGGAACGGCAACGAGGTGCTGTGGCAGCTACCGCCCCCGTCGTCGCCGCTGCGAGCCGCGTTGTTCGCGGCGCCCGGGTGCACCATCCGCGCCACCGACTTCTTCGACGCCTCCCCGGGCTGCCCGCGCTGCACGGGGCTCCCCGAGGAGCGCCGCTTCACCCGTGCCGCGCTCAGCCGCGGGTACGCCGTCCTCGCCGTCTCCAGCCGCGCCGAGTGCTGGTCCCTCGACGACGCCGGCGGCGGGGACGGGGAGGATGGCAGCGAGCTCGCTGCCGTCCAGTCCATCATCAAGTGGTGGACTACAGAGAAGTACCCTCAGCTCGCGGGCCTCCCGCTCGTCGGCATCGGCGCGTCCTCGGGCGGGTACTTCCTCTCCGCGCTCGCGGCCAGGGTTAAGTTCAGCAGCGGCGTCGTCATGATCGCGGAGGGCGTGTACGGGGCCATGGCCGAGATCCCCACCGGGTATCCGCCGGCGCTGTTCGTGCACATGCCCAAGGACACCGAGAGGGCGCAGTTGGTTGCGGACAGCGTGGGCAGGCTCAGGGAGAAGCACGTCGACGTGCGGGAGATCCGGTGCGATGACTTCGCCGTGAGCGCGGAGTTCCTGGCGGGGAGGGTGCCGGGGCTGACCCGGGCCTTCGCCGACGCTCTGGTGGACGTGCTTCGCCGGAAGGGATTCGTGGATGAGAAGGGGTTCCTCAAGAAGGACGGGAGGAGAACACCGTGGAAGGAGGCGGCTGAGGTGGCCAGGGTGTTGCCTGAGGGGTTCGGTCTGGAGAGGCATGTCACCGAGGAGCTCAATGTTGCCTATGCGTACCATGAGTTCACCAGCCTGAAGAATACTGAAATTTTCCAATGGTTTGAGTCCCATATGAATCATTAG
- the LOC136468768 gene encoding uncharacterized protein: MAEAGALGTTEATMTEAGAPETTEADVIAARLSAQEAEMKAAEASVALLGQGPSLSREGARKVEVHPISSDDTSRAQEVVDAEVAELGREASRAAEASRVEAQRLKERVEASRVEAQRWKEKAEARRWGQKAEELEKEVTQAAEASAVVQAVLETEIGEHDALKSAARTACEALEVEGVQSGSSLGSRLIALSGQVGERLRGALHTGVKRALAVIASHYIGVDLQAISDGYVLPDDDEEADEAVAKLIEATEGPGTALAKLFEEEV; encoded by the exons atggcggaggccggagccctcgggactaccgaggccacgatgacggaggccggagcccccgagactaCTGAAGCCGACGTGATTGCGGCGAGGCTGTCGGCCCAAGAAgcagagatgaaggcggcggaggcttcGGTGGCACTCTTGGGCCAAGGGCCGTCGTTGTCGCGGGAGGGCGCCCGGAAGgtggaggtccatccgatctcctccgatgatacctcccgggcgcaggaggtggttgacgccgaggtggccg agctggggagagaagcttccagggcggccgaggcttctcgggtcgaggcccagcgcctgaaggagaggGTCGAGgcgtctcgggtcgaggcccagcgttggaaggagaaagctgaggcccgacgctgggggcagaaggccgagg agctggagaaggaggttacccaggcagccgaggcctccgccgtAGTGCAAGCGGTGCTTgaaaccgagatcggggagcacgatgcGCTGAAGAGCgccgcccgtaccgcctgcgaggccctggaagtcGAGGGGGTCCAGTCAGGAAGCTCTctcgggagccgcctgattgcgttgagcggtcaAGTgggcgagcgactccgaggggcgctacatacgggcgtcaagcgcgcgctggccgttATCGCTTCGCACTACATTGGCGTTGACCTccaggccatcagcgatggctacgtcctgcccgacgatgacgaggaggccgacgaggcggtcgcgaagctgataGAAGCGACggagggccccggcacggcgctggccaagctgttcgaagaggag GTCTAA
- the LOC136471425 gene encoding uncharacterized protein encodes MDPEDSSEYEDEEEEDDDLMIFILPALYLASTGNGTLDQTSMVSDGTAIETPSQVSKFNDAEWICKVLEDDRGQGYDKLRVEPHILLELSRYLRSNDLLRNTRGVSVEEKIGMFIYMLSRNASFQKLNDRFKYSTETIHRHIKACFDAVTPMTAEFVKTPLTQAHQKIASDTRYWPYFENCIGAIDGIHVPMTISDSEAAPYRNRQESLTQNVMLACDFDLNFVYVSSSREGSASDAAVLYSAIESGFEVPRGKYYLVDGGYANTPSFLAPYNEVPYHTEEQDESNFEPIDYRELFNLRHAQLHRHIKRAVGLLKMRFPILNVATSYRKDTQLKIPSAAVVLHNIIQRQGGNEELLCEQTIPFASHKTVNLPSGDDTYGYDVSALNSECDMGNALRDGIALRMWADYESSMCLISE; translated from the exons ATGGATCCAGAAGACTCTAGTGAGTATGaggacgaagaagaagaagacgatgaCTTGATGATATTCATCTTGCCAGCACTATATCTAGCATCTACTGGAAATGGAACTCTGGATCAAACATCGATGGTTAGTGATGGTACTGCAATTGAAACTCCAAGTCAAGTATCAAAGTTTAATGATGCTGAATGGATTTGTAAAGTGCTTGAAGATGACCGAGGCCAAGGCTATGATAAACTTCGTGTGGAGCCTCATATTCTCCTAGAACTTTCGCGCTATCTGAGGTCAAATGATCTTTTGAGAAATACCAGAGGTGTTTCTGTAGAAGAGAAAATTGGCATGTTTATTTACATGCTATCTCGAAATGCTAGTTTTCAGAAACTAAATGACAGATTCAAGTACAGTACAGAAACTATTCACAGACATATCAAGGCATGCTTTGATGCAGTCACACCAATGACTGCTGAATTCGTCAAGACACCTTTAACTCAAGCCCACCAGAAAATAGCATCTGATACACGTTACTGGCCTTACTTTGAG AACTGTATTGGAGCAATTGATGGAATTCATGTCCCTATGACAATATCAGACAGCGAAGCAGCTCCATACCGAAATAGACAAGAATCCCTTACCCAAAACGTGATGCTTGCTTGTGATTTTGATTTGAATTTCGTCTATGTTTCTAGTAGCCGAGAAGGGTCTGCATCTGATGCAGCAGTCTTATACTCTGCTATAGAATCTGGATTTGAAGTCCCAAGAGGAAAGTACTACCTGGTTGACGGGGGTTATGCAAACACGCCATCTTTTCTTGCTCCTTATAATGAAGTCCCATACCATACTGAAGAGCAAGATGAGAGCAATTTCGAACCAATAGACTACAGAGAGCTTTTCAATCTTCGTCATGCACAGCTGCACAGACATATTAAGCGTGCTGTAGGCCTACTGAAGATGCGATTTCCAATTCTAAATGTCGCAACATCATACCGAAAAGACACTCAACTGAAaattccttcagcagcagttgtTCTACATAACATAATTCAGAGACAAGGAGGTAATGAAGAGTTGTTATGTGAGCAAACAATCCCATTTGCTTCCCATAAAACAGTGAATCTTCCTAGTGGTGATGATACATATGGTTACGATGTTTCAGCTTTGAACAGTGAATGTGACATGGGTAATGCTTTGAGAGATGGTATTGCACTGAGGATGTGGGCAGATTATGAAAGTAGCATGTGTCTGATTTCAGAATAG
- the LOC136476059 gene encoding heat stress transcription factor C-2a-like isoform X2, producing the protein MDNTTMATNGGGAGVDAAGVAPFVAKTYRMVDDPATDGVIAWGRDNNSVVVADPFVFSQKLLPAHFKHSNFSSFVRQLNTYGFRKVDPDRWEFAHVSFLRGQAHLLSQIVRRSSGGGKRNKDDGGNAVDEDAVAMEVVRLRREQRAIEEQVAAMWRRVQETERRPKQMLAFLVKVAGDPQVLRRLVSGGGGAAGSDAAGFATTESDDGANIKRARMLLDAGGSGGASDGAFDFGGFYSTGGGEDDVGFCGDYLQPPPYLFPVNSGY; encoded by the exons ATGGACAATACAACCATGGCGAcgaacggcggcggcgcgggcgtggaCGCGGCCGGTGTGGCGCCGTTCGTGGCCAAGACGTACCGCATGGTGGACGACCCGGCGACCGACGGCGTGATCGCGTGGGGCAGGGACAACAACAGCGTCGTCGTGGCCGACCCCTTCGTCTTCTCGCAGAAGCTGCTGCCCGCGCACTTCAAGCACTCCAACTTCTCCAGCTTCGTGCGCCAGCTCAACACCTAC GGCTTCCGGAAGGTGGATCCGGACCGGTGGGAGTTCGCGCACGTGTCGTTCCTGCGCGGGCAGGCGCACCTGCTGAGCCAGATCGTCCgccggagcagcggcggcggcaagcgCAACAAGGACGACGGCGGCAACGCCGTGGACGAGGACGCGGTGGCCATGGAGGTGGTCCGGCTGCGGCGGGAGCAGCGGGCCATCGAGGAGCAGGTGGCCGCGATGTGGCGCCGCGTGCAGGAGACGGAGCGCCGGCCCAAGCAGATGCTCGCGTTCCTCGTCAAGGTCGCGGGCGACCCGCAGGTGCTGCGCCGCCTCGTCTCCGGGGGCGGCGGTGCCGCCGGAAGCGACGCAGCCGGGTTCGCCACCACGGAGTCGGACGACGGCGCGAACATCAAGAGGGCGCGGATGCTGCTTGatgccggcggcagcggcggcgccagCGACGGCGCCTTCGACTTCGGCGGGTTCTATAGCACCGGCGGAGGCGAAGATGACGTCGGGTTCTGCGGCGATTACCTGCAGCCACCGCCGTACTTGTTCCCCGTCAACAGCGGCTACTGA
- the LOC136476059 gene encoding heat stress transcription factor C-2a-like isoform X1, whose protein sequence is MDNTTMATNGGGAGVDAAGVAPFVAKTYRMVDDPATDGVIAWGRDNNSVVVADPFVFSQKLLPAHFKHSNFSSFVRQLNTYVCPGFRKVDPDRWEFAHVSFLRGQAHLLSQIVRRSSGGGKRNKDDGGNAVDEDAVAMEVVRLRREQRAIEEQVAAMWRRVQETERRPKQMLAFLVKVAGDPQVLRRLVSGGGGAAGSDAAGFATTESDDGANIKRARMLLDAGGSGGASDGAFDFGGFYSTGGGEDDVGFCGDYLQPPPYLFPVNSGY, encoded by the exons ATGGACAATACAACCATGGCGAcgaacggcggcggcgcgggcgtggaCGCGGCCGGTGTGGCGCCGTTCGTGGCCAAGACGTACCGCATGGTGGACGACCCGGCGACCGACGGCGTGATCGCGTGGGGCAGGGACAACAACAGCGTCGTCGTGGCCGACCCCTTCGTCTTCTCGCAGAAGCTGCTGCCCGCGCACTTCAAGCACTCCAACTTCTCCAGCTTCGTGCGCCAGCTCAACACCTACGTCTGTCCT GGCTTCCGGAAGGTGGATCCGGACCGGTGGGAGTTCGCGCACGTGTCGTTCCTGCGCGGGCAGGCGCACCTGCTGAGCCAGATCGTCCgccggagcagcggcggcggcaagcgCAACAAGGACGACGGCGGCAACGCCGTGGACGAGGACGCGGTGGCCATGGAGGTGGTCCGGCTGCGGCGGGAGCAGCGGGCCATCGAGGAGCAGGTGGCCGCGATGTGGCGCCGCGTGCAGGAGACGGAGCGCCGGCCCAAGCAGATGCTCGCGTTCCTCGTCAAGGTCGCGGGCGACCCGCAGGTGCTGCGCCGCCTCGTCTCCGGGGGCGGCGGTGCCGCCGGAAGCGACGCAGCCGGGTTCGCCACCACGGAGTCGGACGACGGCGCGAACATCAAGAGGGCGCGGATGCTGCTTGatgccggcggcagcggcggcgccagCGACGGCGCCTTCGACTTCGGCGGGTTCTATAGCACCGGCGGAGGCGAAGATGACGTCGGGTTCTGCGGCGATTACCTGCAGCCACCGCCGTACTTGTTCCCCGTCAACAGCGGCTACTGA